The window ggcTTGCAGCGTCTGGCAtgggaggaggcggtggaggagctcCGACAGGCGTTCCGCTCGGcagaggtggaggagaagatatCGCCTCGCTTGCCGGGGCAGGCGTGGATGGCGACGAATCTCTACCAGCAGCGGAGAGCGGCCTTGGTGGCGCCATGGTACCAAACAAGATGGACGCCAGCTGAGCAGCGTTGCCACCGCCGGGCCGGTCATCGTCAGAGTCTTCGTCGTCCGACTCCTTCTCGGAGCCCCAGTCGTCAGAATCGGCTCGCTTGCGAGACCAAGGCTGGGCGGGAGCGGGAGTTGGCACGGGGGCAGACTTGATATCCTGCGTCATGCGGTGGAATGGGTTGGTGGAAATGTCAGCTGCAGGTGTTGTTGCTTCCTTTGGTGCGGCTGGGGAAGATGCTTCCGATGACTGCGACATCATCTTGAAGTAGGGGTTTTTGCTCTCCGTCTCAGCGGGGGGAGAGGTAACCACCGTGGGAACAGGTGGTGGAGAGACGGCcgaagggggagggggaggggcagcggcagcgggagCAGGTGGTGAGCTCACTCTCTGCTCAGGCGACGGGGTCGAAGCCTGTGGTGTagcttgctgctggccttcgtcttcatcggaTGACGAGCTATCTTCGTCGTTGATAGCCTCGAGTTGGCGCTGCAGCTCGAGTTCACGCTGTTTGgcagcctccatctctgcaCGACGAGCAGCTAGCTTggcttccttttccttggctTCTGCCGCagctgccttcttctttttcttctcttcttcctttcgTAGCTTTCCTTGTCGAACCTGTTCTTCCAGAGCCTTGAGCCGTTCCGCAGCTTCACGTTGCTCCTTTTCAAattcgtcttcctcctcctctacTTTTTGCCTGTAACCAGAACCGTTAGCGATCCATCACTGGGAAAAAAGGGGTAGTAGAATACTTGATGACATACCTCATTTGTTCGGCTTGCCTCTGTTGCTGCTCATGCTCCCGAGCCAGGCGCTCCTCTTCGGCAGCCCtggcagcctcttcctctgccttTCTCGCCACATCGCGATCATTTTCGGCTTTCCCTCCCTTTCTTGATGGAGGTGGCGGAGGCTTCTTagccgcagccgccggcGCCTCTTCCACAGCCGGAGGTGGGATTCCCTGTTCTTCGGCAAGGCGGGCTTGTCGTTCAGCTTCCCGGCGggcgtcctcctcctcagcctggCGCAACTTGGCAGCTCTTTCGCTCCTTTCGCGCTCTATACGCTGAGCAGCTGTCTCTCCAGACTTGGTTGGTGCCTTGATACCCAGAGCTGCGAGACGCTCAGCCATGCGCTGTTCAGCTTGCTGCTTGATAAAGGCAGCACGCTCCTCAGGCGTCTTGTACGAAGAGTACGAACCGCCACCTGCTGTAGAAGAAGGAGTGGCAGTACGCGAAGCTGGAGCGGGACTTTCGTCCTGCTGGGGAGCcgcggcagcagctctttCTCGGCGAGGCTCGTCTGCTGCTGAAGGCCGTGTAGAGCGCTTATCCTGGGCCCGGACGCGGGCTGCCCGGCTCTCGCGCTGGAGATCGAAGATGAAGTCTCGaacttcatcctcaacaCCGAGAGCGTCCTCCCAGCGACGCCTCTCATGCTCACTGCTGTTGTCCTTTCCAGTATCGTTGAGGTTGTCCTCGATGCTGCGCGAGAATTCACGGACACTTTCCTCAACATCGCGGACCATGCGCTCATTGCCCTCCTTTTCATTCTTAACCTTGATGGTCTCTTCCTCAAGCCTCTTGGGGGCGTCAAAATCCTCAGAGGTAgtctcaatcttcttgcctGTCAGAGCAGCAGTTCTCTGTTGCATCATGGCCTTGGCTCGAGCCTTGAGCCGGTCCGATTCCGTGACTGATCCGCCGGGACCAGTTCCGACAATGGACGATGCGCTGCCAGGGTGAGCCTTGGCATCCTTGAGACGGAAAAGCTCAAGTCTTGCTTCCATGATTGCCTTTTCTGTCTTTCGGACCTGGGATGCAAGTTGGGGAACCTTATCCGTGAGATTCTGGAGCTGGCGCTTCAGAGCTCTCGTCTCGGCGTCCGAGTTACCAACAGCAAGTGCGGCGTCTGGGTGCGCATCAATGTCATCCTGGATACGTCGGATGCGACGGTAGAGCTCCTCTGCCTCGCGGCGATCGCGTCGGTCCAAGatgtcgtcctcttcgtTGTTCCTCTCATCGGCAAAATCCATAGCATCGAGCAAgatctgcttctccttgacctttttcCTTAGCTCATCCAGGGTCAAGTCATCGTTGGAGCCGACAGAAGACGCGGCTGGGGATTCGGCTCGGGGAGAAGCTCCTCCCAGCCTTCGGCGAGCACTAGACCTGTATCCAAactcttcatcgtcattcCTGAACACTGTAGCATCCTTGCgtccaccagcagcaggacTAGGGCCGCCTCGGAATGATCGATTCTTCATATAACTAACGCCAGTCTTTTGGGGCAGCAGGGCAGCGCCAGAGTTCTTGCGGAAATCAGACTCTTCATGCAACATCGATTTCAGGGTGCCGATAGACTGACTGAAGTTGCGAGTAGAGGGTGGGACAAGCTCGGGAGGCAGCACGTTGGGCATTGGGTATCCGTTTAGCTTTCTGTAGATTAAATGCATAGCGACAGCAAATTCATCCAAGTTCAGGCGGCCCTTGTTGCCGTGGTCGGCCAACGTCCAGACTCTCTCCAAGTCAGGCTTCTCAAGGCCACTTTGGCCAAAGATCTCAATAGCCGTGTCGCCACCAATATAGCCCTTTCTAAGACCATCCCAGGCTTTGAAGAGGGCATCGTATCTggtcttctcttccttggtaATAGCCCACGGAATGACAGCATTGCCCTGAAGGCCAGCCGTGGTAAAGGTACCACCCTCACGGCCCGCCTGAGGCATCATGCGAGCCTGCAGTGCATCAATGTTAGGCAACCCAGATGCAGGGGCATTGACGAGACCCCATTGACCTGGCACTCCTGTGGGTTGTGCATTCAATGGGGCTACCATGCCACCAGGGCCGCCGTATCCGGTAGGCATAGGGGGCAATGGAGGAAGGGGGCCATTGAATCCTGTTGGCTGAGGATTTTGTAAGTTGGCGTAGCCCGTCGGCTGAGGTTGGAGACCTTGCGATTGTCCTCCAAATCCTTGCTGttgtggctgttgctgtcCAGGAAAGCCCGTCATCTGcgcttggagaagctgtgagtttgatggtggtggtggttgcGGCTTCGGCTGTTCAATAGTCGGCACATTGGCCGCCTGGCTCGTAGAGGGGCCTTCATCTGCCACGCTAAAGCCGATGATGTCGACCATGCTAGACACCTCGTTTTTGACATGGTCGGGCAAAGTGGGTGGCAGTGTCTTGCCTGTGAGCTTCAAGTTGCAAAGATACATGGCAAGTGCGAATTCGGGGAAGTATAGCTGTCCCGCTCGCGTGGTATCCGCCAAAGTCCTATATGGCCCTCTGTTAGTCTCTGTATGAATCGCAGCGAATATAAATGCCTTGTTTCCTTACCAGATATGTGACAAGGCTTCACCATCCAACTTGGAGCGTATCAAAAGGTCCCTAGCCTTTTCTCCCGACATTGTCGCCGAGCCATCTCCCACAGCGGACTTGAAGAGCGTCTCGAACTTTGCTTGATCCGCGGCGGTAATGAAAGACAGCCTAATGTTGGGGATCTTGCTCTGCGTCTTTTCGCCTCTTCGTCCCTGGGGTTTGGCCGTACCGCCCGTCTGGAAAGACGCGGCCACTTCCGCGAACCCAGTCGGCTGCGGCTTTatcggaggaggaggaggggagattGTCGAGCTagactgctgctgaggcggcACGGATGGAAATCCCGTCGGCTGCGGCACCTGCTGTTGAAGTTgaggcggctgctgttgctgctgctgttgaaaCTGCTGCTGGAATTGGGGAGGAATCGACGGCATTGGCGGGGCGCTCGATGTCTGGAactgctgcggctgagcCTGTCCCGGAAACCCGGtatactgctgctgcaatggctgctgctgcggctggtATCCCGTCTGCTGGGCCTGCAGCGGATATCCGGTgtattgctgctgcaatgGCTGCTGTCCGAAGCCCGTGGGCTGCGGCGCAAAGGGGCCCGGCTGTTGACCCGGCTGCTGGCCAGGCCCAAGACCGCCAAAGGAGCCGCCATACTGCTGCTGTCCAGTCCCCGGGCGAGGACTGTTGCCTCCTAGGAAGGCGTTCGAGTTGGAATACATCGTCAACGCCGTGGGACGCTCGGATGTCGTCGGATCTGTCGCCTCAGGAGGTTTCAAAATGAGGAGCGCGAGAGCTCCGCAGCTCGACGAGACGCAGGCAAGACAAAGAgcgagagtgagagagagcgaAGCACAAGTGAGTGAATCAAGGGCAGAATTGAGCCCTAAAGCAAGAAATCAGGCGTCAGACGCAGACAAAGGAAGCTGGCTGAAAGAACTCGAAAGTGATGACGAAGCTCGCGCCAACGCCCGGTGAAATGATGCTAACGTTGCTTATAGGCGGGCGATTCGACTCCGTAGAGGTTCCAGTTACGAGGAGTGCCtgcagaagaggagctgctggggctgggcaAATTGCGTGGCTCAGCGGCAAGGAACCGCCCCACGGCTCGCTGTGGCTGCACCCCACCCGGGTTTCTTGCATACAACTCGGAACATGCATAAAATGGATTCCAACGTACAAGCATttgaatgaaagaaatggtCCTTTGTTATAATATTGAATAATATTGACTTTACACGCACACGCAAGACTTGGTCAATGACAGAGAGAGGCTACTGTATACTGGTTATCAATACCAGTATATCGAATGGCATCAAGCACTATTACGATGCGGatataaacttataaaaCTTTGAGCGTCCTGATTCTATGTTTAATAGGTATGTAGTCTGCTTGGGACTAATAATGACAATAAGCAATGGGTATcaatcaatccatccatcgagcatgcatgcatgcaagcAAGCAATCCAAATGACATgccaaaaataaatataaaataaaagtcCCGGGTTTGGGCACGCTGGCGGCTCCCTGCCTTCTCATCTCCTTCACCCTAGTCAATTCCCCTTTCCCCTGCACATCTCAAAGAGCCATATTTTCCTATACCATTGCCAGGGTGGCCCCTTTTCAGCCTTCTCTTTTCAAGgtctttcctcttcttcaatagGTTCCACCGATTCACCGAGAAAGCCTTGATACTTCCCCATAAGCAAGCTTATCTCGTTATCGGAAATCAAAAAGCTTTCGTCGGATGCCGGGTTGCTCGTCCCTTCGACAGCTGAAGCGCCGGTCCACCCGGGCTCTTTCTCAGGGGGGCTCTCCATTTCCGAAGGTGTTGCATTGCCCGCATCACTATTTGAACTGGCGTCCGTCGTCGGGATACTAGCCGCGTCGCTTGAGACAATGGAGTAAGGCCGCATCGTAGTCTCGTCGGAAGTTTCACCCGAGAGAGGCGCCGATACGATAACCTTTAATGTTTCCGAGCCATGGTTGGAAGTGGAGGGACCCCTGCGCAAAGAGGAGCCTGTAGCGTTTTGAGCCTCGAATTCTCTGCTGGCGAGCCCCCCAAAGTCGACTGAGAATGTGCCCTCTTCTATCTCGCACGTTTCCAGTGCTGGGTCGGCCGATGTCTGTCCAATACCATGCATCTCGTTGTAAGCCTTTTGGTTTCTTTCAAGCACCTGATTCAGCGCCGCAATTGCGGCATCCCACTCATCGCCTAGCCGCTGCACAAGGGGCTTCTCCACAACCACCGGAGCCTTTTCATGTTTGAGTTTGTTAAATAGCCCGGAGGAGC of the Trichoderma breve strain T069 chromosome 4, whole genome shotgun sequence genome contains:
- a CDS encoding cytoskeletal-regulatory complex EF hand domain-containing protein, which gives rise to MYSNSNAFLGGNSPRPGTGQQQYGGSFGGLGPGQQPGQQPGPFAPQPTGFGQQPLQQQYTGYPLQAQQTGYQPQQQPLQQQYTGFPGQAQPQQFQTSSAPPMPSIPPQFQQQFQQQQQQQPPQLQQQVPQPTGFPSVPPQQQSSSTISPPPPPIKPQPTGFAEVAASFQTGGTAKPQGRRGEKTQSKIPNIRLSFITAADQAKFETLFKSAVGDGSATMSGEKARDLLIRSKLDGEALSHIWTLADTTRAGQLYFPEFALAMYLCNLKLTGKTLPPTLPDHVKNEVSSMVDIIGFSVADEGPSTSQAANVPTIEQPKPQPPPPSNSQLLQAQMTGFPGQQQPQQQGFGGQSQGLQPQPTGYANLQNPQPTGFNGPLPPLPPMPTGYGGPGGMARMMPQAGREGGTFTTAGLQGNAVIPWAITKEEKTRYDALFKAWDGLRKGYIGGDTAIEIFGQSGLEKPDLERVWTLADHGNKGRLNLDEFAVAMHLIYRKLNGYPMPNVLPPELVPPSTRNFSQSIGTLKSMLHEESDFRKNSGAALLPQKTGVSYMKNRSFRGGPSPAAGGRKDATVFRNDDEEFGYRSSARRRLGGASPRAESPAASSVGSNDDLTLDELRKKVKEKQILLDAMDFADERNNEEDDILDRRDRREAEELYRRIRRIQDDIDAHPDAALAVGNSDAETRALKRQLQNLTDKVPQLASQVRKTEKAIMEARLELFRLKDAKAHPGSASSIVGTGPGGSVTESDRLKARAKAMMQQRTAALTGKKIETTSEDFDAPKRLEEETIKVKNEKEGNERMVRDVEESVREFSRSIEDNLNDTGKDNSSEHERRRWEDALGVEDEVRDFIFDLQRESRAARVRAQDKRSTRPSAADEPRRERAAAAAPQQDESPAPASRTATPSSTAGGGSYSSYKTPEERAAFIKQQAEQRMAERLAALGIKAPTKSGETAAQRIERERSERAAKLRQAEEEDARREAERQARLAEEQGIPPPAVEEAPAAAAKKPPPPPSRKGGKAENDRDVARKAEEEAARAAEEERLAREHEQQQRQAEQMRQKVEEEEDEFEKEQREAAERLKALEEQVRQGKLRKEEEKKKKKAAAAEAKEKEAKLAARRAEMEAAKQRELELQRQLEAINDEDSSSSDEDEGQQQATPQASTPSPEQRVSSPPAPAAAAPPPPPSAVSPPPVPTVVTSPPAETESKNPYFKMMSQSSEASSPAAPKEATTPAADISTNPFHRMTQDIKSAPVPTPAPAQPWSRKRADSDDWGSEKESDDEDSDDDRPGGGNAAQLASILFGTMAPPRPLSAAGRDSSPSTPAPASEAISSPPPLPSGTPVGAPPPPPPMPDAASPPPPPPMAPMGGPPPPPALPGGAPPPPPPPPPGGAPALPAAGGGRPAGFLGEIQAGRSLKKTTTKDKSAAAVAGRVLD